The window CCCCTCGCCCGTCACATCGCCCGTTTGCACGGCGGCGACGTCCGCTGCGTGTCGGGGCCCGACGAGGAAGCGTGCTTCGAGCTGACGTTGCCGGGCTGGCATCCGCTGGAGAGCGAGCGGCCGTCGAGCGAAGAGCGGTCCTGATCCCTAGCCGGCCGGACGGACCACGAGGATCTTCCCCTCCGGCCCGTCCGCGACGTACGCGACCCCTTCGTCGGTGACGACGGCGTTGCGCGCTCCCTTGGCGGTCGGGCTCGAGGAGATCCGCAGCAGCGTGCCTTCTTCGTCCAGACGGGCGACGGTGAGCGTCGCCGCGCCGGCCGCCGCGGCGTACACCGTCCTTTGCGCCGGCAGGAAGTCGAGATTGTCGACGCCCGCCCCCGTCTCCACTCTCGAGAGGATGCGACCATCCGCCGAGGCGGCCAGGGCCTCGACATGGTCGGTGCAGGCCACCATGAGGAAGCGGCCGTCCTCGGAAAGGGCGAGGCCCCTCGGTCCTTCCTCGCCGCAGGCCGGCATCCAGGTCGCAGTCACCTTGCGCGTCTGGGTCGAGATCCGCAGGGTTCGATCCTTGTCCTCGAGGTTCGTGTAGAAGAACCCGTGAGCGTCGTCCACGGCATAGCCTTCCGGATCGCCGTCCAGCGTGATGCGGCCGGCGGTCTTCGGCGCGCCGGGGGTCTTCACATCGAGGATGACGATCGATTGATCCCGGGGGGTCGTGACCCAGACCTCCTTCGTGGCGGCGACGAACGCCACACCGTCGGGCATCGAGGCGAGAGTCGCGCAGCCGCGGCGCTCCAGCGTCACCGCGTCTACCGCGCACACGCTCGAATCGGCGCGGTCCCCCACGTACACGACACCATCCCCCACCGTCGCCGAGCTGGGTCCAACCTTGCGCTTCTTCCCGTTGCGCTCCACATCCGCGACCGGGAATTTCTCGACCCGGCTGATCGCCTGCGTGCGCGTGTCGATCACGTCGGCGCTGCCGGTCCCGCCCGCGGGGACCCAGACGCGGTGCCGGGCCCGATCCACGACCAGGTAGTCGAGGGCGACGCCATCCGCCGGAGCGCCGGGGAGGAGGAGAGACGTCACCGCTGCCGACGTCGCGACCGGCGGCGCGGGAGCGGGCGGCGGGGGCGCAGCGAGGGCGGCGGTCACGACGAACAGGGTGACGAGCGGAAAACGTCCTCCTCTCAGCACATGCATGACAGACCTCCCGTCTGGATCAGGGTCACATCAGTGCTTCTGCAGGCCGGCGAGCGCCGCGAGCACCTCGTCGCTGTGCGCGGCGGGGTCCACCTGGGTGTACACCTTGGCGATCTTCCCCTCCGGATCGATGATGAACGTGTTCCGCGCCGCCAGCTTCGAGCCCTTGTACTCCATCGCCGAGCCGTACGCCGCCGTGACCTTCGCGTCCGGGTCCGAGAGCAGCGTGAAGTTGAGACCCTCCTTGGCGCAGAACCCCTTGTGCGAATCGGCGCTGTCGACGCTGACGCCGAGGATCACGGCTCCGGTCTGTTCGTACTTCGCCAGGTCGCGCTGAAAGTTGTGCGCCTCGAGCGTGCAGCCGCTCGTGAAGTCCTTGGGGTAGAAGTAGAGCACGACCCACTTTCCACGGTAGTCCTTCAGGCTCGTCTGCTTTCCTTCATTCGTGGTGAGAGTGAAGTCGGGAGCGGGCGTCCCGGCCGCCGGGAGCCCGGCGGCGGGGCCTGCCGGTGCGGCCGCCGCGAGCGCGACGGCGCCGGCGACGAGAGCGACGGACGAAAGCAATCTTCTGATCATCGTGACCTCGACTCCTTCGTGAAAGGCGGCGCGGTCATTTGCGCAGCAGCTTGAAAGCGTGCGTCCAGTCGTTCCGCAGGAAACCGGGGACGCACCAGAGGATGCACAGCGGCTCGATGGCGCGGGCGGCCTCGGCCTTCCCCATGTCGGCCGTCTCCCAGCCGAACTGCTCCAGAATGCCGGTGACGGTCTTCTTCGCCCCCGCGTCGTTGCCGCAGATGAACATGGTCGGGGGGCCGCCCTTGAACTCGGGATTGACCATGCAGGCGCTGCCCACCGAGTTGAACGCCTTGACGAGCTTCGCGCCTGCGAACTCGCGCTGCAGCCTCTCCATGAGCGATTCGTCGAGACTGGTGAAGAGCTTCAGGACGCCGTTCGTCGGAGGCGCATCGGCGATCGGGTTCGTCACGTCGACGACCGTCTTGCCCGACAGATTCGAAGCACCCGCCGCGCGCAGCGCCTCGGCGCTCGCCGTCCCCTTCACCGCCAGGACGACCATCTCGCCGGTCTTCGCCGCCTCGGCGAACGAACCGACCCGGCCCTTCGGATTCTTTCCCGTCCACTCCTTCAGCTTCGCCGGCTCGCGCGTCCCCATCACGACTTCGTGGCCATGCTTCAGGAATCCGCTCGCCAGAGTCTTCGCAACGTCGCCCGAACCGAGCACTCCGACTCTCATGGCCTCCTCCATCGTGGGATAGGAGGACTATACGCCACCCGGGCGGGCGCGGC of the Candidatus Dormiibacterota bacterium genome contains:
- a CDS encoding PQQ-binding-like beta-propeller repeat protein, which encodes MHVLRGGRFPLVTLFVVTAALAAPPPPAPAPPVATSAAVTSLLLPGAPADGVALDYLVVDRARHRVWVPAGGTGSADVIDTRTQAISRVEKFPVADVERNGKKRKVGPSSATVGDGVVYVGDRADSSVCAVDAVTLERRGCATLASMPDGVAFVAATKEVWVTTPRDQSIVILDVKTPGAPKTAGRITLDGDPEGYAVDDAHGFFYTNLEDKDRTLRISTQTRKVTATWMPACGEEGPRGLALSEDGRFLMVACTDHVEALAASADGRILSRVETGAGVDNLDFLPAQRTVYAAAAGAATLTVARLDEEGTLLRISSSPTAKGARNAVVTDEGVAYVADGPEGKILVVRPAG
- a CDS encoding peroxiredoxin; protein product: MIRRLLSSVALVAGAVALAAAAPAGPAAGLPAAGTPAPDFTLTTNEGKQTSLKDYRGKWVVLYFYPKDFTSGCTLEAHNFQRDLAKYEQTGAVILGVSVDSADSHKGFCAKEGLNFTLLSDPDAKVTAAYGSAMEYKGSKLAARNTFIIDPEGKIAKVYTQVDPAAHSDEVLAALAGLQKH
- a CDS encoding NAD(P)-binding domain-containing protein; this encodes MRVGVLGSGDVAKTLASGFLKHGHEVVMGTREPAKLKEWTGKNPKGRVGSFAEAAKTGEMVVLAVKGTASAEALRAAGASNLSGKTVVDVTNPIADAPPTNGVLKLFTSLDESLMERLQREFAGAKLVKAFNSVGSACMVNPEFKGGPPTMFICGNDAGAKKTVTGILEQFGWETADMGKAEAARAIEPLCILWCVPGFLRNDWTHAFKLLRK